A region from the Maniola jurtina chromosome 20, ilManJurt1.1, whole genome shotgun sequence genome encodes:
- the LOC123875935 gene encoding protein spitz-like, giving the protein MRAKGSSSKFESGHVIASRISSKSPSNVKVVSLAPPGRTERTMRCVVAWWWLAVLCGAWPPAGACSSSISKRPARPARPRPPQPRLNVTFPTFKCEPDYSEYYCLNGGACFTVVISDSPIYNCECRSGFVGPRCEFKDLDDSYVLTSRQLLMETASIAGGATVAVFLAILVCVGAWLRLRRGKAPPPLPGPVQLVAVAPRGSARLCAPDALCAYS; this is encoded by the coding sequence ATGCGAGCGAAGGGTTCGAGTTCGAAATTCGAAAGCGGTCATGTCATCGCCTCTCGGATTTCGTCTAAGTCACCGTCCAATGTCAAAGTGGTGTCGCTCGCGCCTCCCGGTCGGACGGAGCGGACGATGCGCTGCGTGGTAGCGTGGTGGTGGCTGGCCGTGCTGTGCGGCGCGTGGCCGCCGGCGGGCGCCTGCAGCAGCAGCATCAGCAAGCGGCCCGCGCGGCCGGCGCGCCCGCGGCCGCCGCAGCCGCGCCTCAACGTCACCTTCCCCACGTTCAAGTGCGAGCCCGACTACTCGGAGTACTACTGCCTCAACGGCGGCGCGTGCTTCACCGTGGTGATCTCCGACAGCCCCATCTACAACTGCGAGTGCCGCAGCGGCTTCGTGGGCCCGCGCTGCGAGTTCAAGGACCTGGACGACTCGTACGTGCTGACGAGCCGCCAGCTGCTCATGGAGACGGCGTCCATCGCGGGCGGCGCCACGGTGGCCGTGTTCCTGGCCATCCTGGTGTGCGTGGGCGCGTGGCTGCGGCTGCGGCGCGGCAAggcgccgccgccgctgccgGGCCCCGTGCAGCTGGTGGCCGTGGCGCCGCGCGGCTCGGCGCGCCTGTGCGCGCCCGACGCGCTGTGCGCGTACAGCTAG
- the LOC123875919 gene encoding general transcription factor IIH subunit 4 gives MSESSKSSKSSNLNPSPTLQCKDLHEYLKSRSAQFLETLYNYPTICLAVYRELPELARHFVIRLLFVEQPVPQAVVASWVSQTHAKEQSKACEALSELFVWQEAPIPGGLPGWMLSQSFKKNLKVALLGGGRPWSMSSSLEPDGKARDVAFLDAYALERWECVLHYMVGSAQTEGISADAVRILLHAGLMTRDAEDGSAVITRAGFQFLLLSTAKQVWLFLQHYLHTAEKRSLSAAECLAFLYQLSFSTLGKDYSTEGMSNNMLVFLQHLREFGLVYQRKRKAGRFYPTRLALNITCVKDGIAPLDTTTTSGYIIVETNYRVYAYTQSSLQVALLGLFTELIYRFPNVVVGVLTRESVRAALRGGISAQQIIRYLEQHSHPQMLKSDTAGVRTASVLPPTVVDQIQLWESERNRFTYTEGVVYNQFLSQAEFAVLRDYAKGAGVLTWHSERARTMVVTRASHDDVKRFWKRYSKAS, from the exons ATGTCAGAGTCGTCTAAATCTTCAAAGTCTTCGAACTTAAACCCTTCGCCGACTCTTCAGTGCAAAGATCTCCACGAATATTTAAAAAGTCGCTCGGCTCAGTTTTTGGAAACTCTGTACAATTATCCTACTATATGCCTTGCAGTTTACCG GGAGCTTCCAGAGTTAGCACGACACTTTGTAATAAGGCTTCTGTTTGTGGAGCAGCCGGTGCCACAAGCTGTAGTGGCTTCGTGGGTCTCACAGACACATGCTAA GGAACAAAGCAAGGCATGTGAAGCATTATCAGAGTTGTTTGTGTGGCAGGAGGCACCCATACCCGGGGGACTGCCCGGATGGATGCTCTCACAGTCCTTCAAGAAGAATCTCAAGGTGGCTTTGCTGGGAGG AGGTCGTCCATGGAGCATGTCATCCTCTCTAGAGCCAGATGGCAAAGCGCGAGACGTAGCGTTCCTGGACGCATATGCGCTGGAGAGATGGGAGTGTGTGCTGCACTATATGGTGGGGTCCGCACAGACTGAGGGCATCAGTGCTGATGCTGTGAGGATTCTGCTGCATGCTGGGCTTATGACCAG AGATGCAGAAGATGGCTCAGCAGTAATAACTAGGGCTGGTTTCCAGTTTTTACTGCTCAGTACTGCTAAACag GTGTGGCTGTTCCTTCAACATTACTTGCACACTGCAGAGAAAAGAAGTCTGAGCGCAGCTGAGTGTCTAGCATTTCTATACCAGCTCAGCTTCAGTACTTTAGGAAAG GATTACAGCACAGAAGGCATGAGCAACAATATGTTGGTGTTTTTGCAACATTTGAGGGAGTTTGGTCTTGTTTACCAGAGAAAG CGCAAAGCGGGCCGCTTTTACCCCACGCGACTCGCCCTCAACATTACCTGCGTGAAGGACGGCATCGCGCCGCTGGACACCACCACCACTAGTGGGTACATCATCGTAGAAACCAATTATCGAGTATACGCGTACACACAGAGCAGTTTACAGGTGGCCTTATTGGGACTCTTCACCGAACTGATATACAG GTTCCCAAACGTGGTAGTGGGGGTGTTGACTCGGGAGTCGGTGCGCGCGGCGCTGCGGGGAGGCATCTCGGCGCAGCAGATCATACGGTACCTCGAGCAGCACTCGCATCCGcag ATGCTGAAATCAGACACGGCCGGCGTCAGGACAGCCTCAGTGCTTCCGCCCACAGTCGTAGACCAGATCCAGCTGTGGGAGAGCGAGCGAAACCGGTTCACTTACACTGAGGGGGTTGTGTACAACCAGTTCCTGTCGCAG GCGGAGTTCGCAGTGCTGCGCGACTACGCGAAGGGCGCGGGCGTGCTGACGTGGCACAGCGAGCGGGCGCGGACCATGGTGGTGACGCGCGCCTCGCACGACGACGTCAAGCGGTTCTGGAAGCGATACTCCAAGGCTTCCTAA
- the LOC123875917 gene encoding delta(24)-sterol reductase-like: protein MLPGWVRKRLIQWLEDHREFVVCAFCLPASFLFTLLLQLRAFVRRLNSDPQRHDSAVREIQSNVQKWNKLPPKDRRLLCTSRPNWLSLSTTFFEKHLHHQVAIPLYDILELDEKAMTVRVEPMVTIGDITEYLIPRGYSLAVTIELVDATLGGLAFGTGMSTHSHKAGLYHETITSYEVVLGDGSLVTAAANNEHSDLYKALPWCHGSLGFLVALTLKIVKIKPYIKIKYIPVEGQKNYCDMLRNVSGANQAEPTYHPDYIEGTIFSKDKAVIMTGDYSDYDRKITVNYCSRWYKPWFYKHVEFILEKGEKIELIPLRDYLLRHNRPIFWVVEDMISFGNDPIFRTLFGWLLPPKPAFLKFTTTPGVRAYTFTKQVFQDIVLPLQELEKQIAVASELFEKFPLLVYPCKIIDHGPMSGQLRRPQGKYIVPQTNYAMYNDLGVYGVPGKVKEKKPYNPVDAMRKMEKFTRDVGGYSFLYADIFMTREEFEEMFDLTLYEVVRKKYKAEGAFPHLYDKVKPEIDVFAIGEENAIQA, encoded by the exons ATGTTACCCGGTTGGGTCAGGAAACGGTTAATCCAATGGTTAGAAGACCACCGAGAGTTCGTTGTGTGCGCATTCTGTTTGCCAGCGAGTTTCTTGTTCACTCTACTTCTGCAATTGCGAGCTTTTGTACGAAGACTAAACAGTGACCCTCAACGGCATGACAGTGCGGTGCGGGAAATACAATCAAAC GTCCAAAAATGGAACAAACTACCTCCAAAAGACCGTCGCCTTCTGTGCACATCTCGGCCCAACTGGCTGTCTCTAAGCACCACATTCTTCGAGAAGCACCTTCACCACCAAGTTGCAATACCACTATATGACATATTGGAGCTGGATGAAAAAGCAATGACTGTTCGGGTGGAACCCATGGTGACTATAGGGGACATAACGGAGTATTTGATACCTAGAGGGTACTCCTTGGCTGTTACTATTGAATTGGTTGATGCTACGTTGGGAG GTCTTGCCTTCGGAACTGGTATGTCAACACATTCGCACAAAGCGGGGCTTTATCATGAAACCATTACAAGCTATGAAGTAGTTCTTGGCGATGGTTCCCTGGTTACCGCTGCAGCAAACAATGAGCACTCCGACCTCTACAAAGCTCTACCCTGGTGCCATGGCAGCTTAGGGTTCCTAGTAGCTTTGACCttgaaaatagtcaaaataaaACCGTACATAAAAATCAAGTATATCCCAGTCGAAGGGCAGAAGAACTACTGTGATATGCTAAGAAATGTTTCAGGGGCTAACCAAGCTGAACCAACCTACCATCCGGACTATATAGAAGGGACTATATTTAGCAAAGATAAAGCGGTTATTATGACTGGTGATTACTCAGACTATGACAGAAAAATCACGGTAAATTATTGCTCAAGATGGTATAAACCCTGGTTTTATAAACATGTTGAATTTATACTAGAAAAGGGagaaaaaattgaattaattcCTTTAAGAGACTATTTGTTAAGGCATAACAGACCTATCTTCTGGGTTGTAGAAGACATGATAAGTTTTGGGAATGATCCGATTTTCAGAACATTATTCGGCTGGCTTCTTCCCCCTAAACCAGCATTTCTTAAATTCACGACCACCCCTGGTGTCCGGGCGTACACTTTTACCAAACAAGTGTTCCAAGATATTGTCCTACCTCTACAAGAATTAGAGAAACAGATTGCAGTTGCGAGCGAATTGTTCGAGAAATTTCCTCTACTAGTTTACCCGTGCAAAATAATTGATCACGGTCCAATGTCGGGTCAGTTGCGTCGACCTCAAGGGAAGTACATCGTTCCTCAAACGAACTACGCAATGTATAACGATTTAGGAGTTTACGGCGTCCCTGGGAAGGTAAAAGAGAAGAAACCGTACAATCCAGTTGACGCAATGAGAAAGATGGAGAAGTTTACACGCGATGTTGGCGGTTATTCATTTTTGTACGCGGATATTTTCATGACAAGGGAAGAATTTGAGGAAATGTTCGATTTAACTCTGTATGAGGTTGTGAGGAAGAAATATAAAGCGGAAGGCGCGTTCCCGCATCTGTATGATAAAGTTAAACCTGAGA